The Patescibacteria group bacterium genome has a segment encoding these proteins:
- the trxA gene encoding thioredoxin, with product MSEIILTDQNFNQEVLNEKELPVLVDFWATWCGPCQLQGPIIEEVAKEFAGQVKVGKLEVDQNPETAAKYNIMSIPTMAIFKNGQIVKQMIGLQQKARIVEELKQVMK from the coding sequence ATGAGTGAGATTATCTTAACCGATCAAAATTTCAATCAAGAAGTATTGAACGAAAAAGAACTGCCGGTCCTAGTAGATTTCTGGGCCACTTGGTGCGGACCATGCCAGTTACAGGGTCCAATTATTGAGGAAGTCGCTAAAGAATTTGCCGGCCAGGTTAAGGTTGGTAAGCTGGAAGTAGATCAAAACCCCGAAACAGCGGCGAAATACAACATCATGAGCATCCCGACAATGGCGATATTTAAAAATGGCCAAATTGTAAAGCAAATGATTGGCTTGCAACAGAAAGCGCGCATTGTCGAAGAACTAAAACAAGTAATGAAATAA
- a CDS encoding aminotransferase class I/II-fold pyridoxal phosphate-dependent enzyme, whose product MPNADLQTRGLVSHRAKQLKEEGAFVAGDAADRRAARGDIIVVRDHIGQLDFPMSRRVSGRIATSVRQRRYQRYCSSAGLSELRTRVAREFHETRGLPNDPEHILIGAGAKDTNFQAIVTVLDEGDRAAMFRPCYPQYRDAVLMAGGVPVALDMVDTGTGFSIDFDELESHLPTARMLILNLPHNPTGTVLSEGETRRLLDLLLKYPHVIILLDEVYSKILFDGEVFHSLSMYSQLWSRIIVVDGPSKPFLMTGSRLGWAWMPKELAVYAARALNVGHSCTAPFVQAGGLEALDLPRKDVELMVAKLQRRRDEMVRLLNGIRDFRCCSPQAAIYVYAYVGDLTDDADALKDRMLEEIGVSVLSGKDFDDPRPYLRFSLGLPITQIRVMAGRIKALLN is encoded by the coding sequence ATGCCGAACGCTGATTTGCAGACCAGGGGTTTGGTTTCGCACCGGGCCAAACAGCTCAAGGAGGAAGGTGCGTTCGTTGCGGGCGATGCGGCCGATAGGCGCGCGGCGCGCGGCGACATCATCGTTGTCCGAGATCATATCGGCCAGCTCGATTTTCCCATGAGCCGGCGGGTATCGGGCAGGATCGCGACTTCTGTTCGCCAGCGAAGGTATCAACGGTATTGCTCCAGCGCGGGTCTGTCTGAACTGCGTACGCGGGTCGCCCGTGAGTTTCATGAGACGCGCGGCCTGCCGAACGATCCAGAGCATATCCTCATCGGCGCTGGAGCCAAGGACACCAATTTTCAGGCTATCGTGACGGTTCTCGATGAGGGCGACAGGGCGGCCATGTTCCGGCCCTGCTACCCGCAGTACCGCGATGCCGTGCTGATGGCCGGCGGTGTCCCTGTCGCACTGGACATGGTGGACACGGGCACAGGTTTCTCGATCGACTTCGACGAACTCGAGTCACATCTTCCCACTGCCCGAATGCTCATCCTCAATCTACCGCACAATCCCACGGGAACGGTGCTGTCGGAGGGGGAGACGAGGCGACTGCTGGACCTTCTGCTGAAGTACCCGCACGTCATCATCCTGCTCGACGAGGTCTACTCGAAGATCCTCTTCGACGGGGAGGTCTTTCACTCCCTTTCCATGTATTCCCAGCTGTGGAGCCGTATCATCGTGGTGGATGGACCGTCCAAGCCGTTCCTGATGACGGGCAGCCGTCTGGGATGGGCGTGGATGCCGAAGGAGCTGGCGGTCTACGCCGCTCGCGCCCTGAACGTGGGGCACTCATGCACCGCTCCGTTCGTGCAGGCAGGTGGTCTGGAGGCGCTCGATCTTCCTCGGAAGGACGTGGAACTCATGGTGGCAAAGCTACAGCGCCGCCGCGATGAAATGGTCCGGCTCCTGAATGGCATCCGCGATTTCCGGTGCTGCAGTCCACAGGCCGCTATCTACGTCTACGCGTATGTCGGCGATCTCACCGACGATGCCGATGCCCTGAAGGATCGCATGCTCGAGGAGATCGGGGTGTCGGTCTTGTCGGGGAAGGACTTCGACGATCCGCGGCCGTACCTGCGGTTCTCACTCGGTCTTCCGATCACCCAGATCCGTGTGATGGCTGGGAGGATCAAGGCGCTTCTCAACTAG
- a CDS encoding DUF1048 domain-containing protein, whose amino-acid sequence MGNFLKKIIGDKKAWKEMEARAKVMPRDYQVVYGEIKKYLWKYPAGTGMDTVSILEGLLGLFETGSADGKNALEITGEDVAAFCDELLKNTKTYTGNWREALNRDVMKKIGSGQK is encoded by the coding sequence ATGGGTAACTTTCTAAAGAAAATTATCGGGGATAAAAAGGCATGGAAAGAGATGGAGGCGCGCGCCAAAGTCATGCCTAGAGACTATCAAGTCGTCTATGGCGAAATAAAAAAGTACCTGTGGAAGTATCCTGCCGGCACGGGCATGGATACCGTCTCTATCCTAGAGGGTTTGCTGGGACTGTTTGAAACCGGATCGGCTGATGGCAAGAACGCGCTTGAAATAACCGGGGAAGACGTGGCGGCGTTCTGCGACGAGCTGCTTAAGAACACCAAAACCTACACGGGAAATTGGCGCGAGGCACTGAACCGCGACGTGATGAAAAAGATTGGAAGCGGCCAAAAATAA
- a CDS encoding PadR family transcriptional regulator, translating into MENLTEMLKGVLEGCVLEIISRGKTYGYEIASSLRRLGFTDVVEGTVYAILLRIEKYNLVNIEKKPSIIGPPRKFYTLNGAGRKELATFWAKWDHVSSKINDLRKESNG; encoded by the coding sequence TTGGAAAACCTCACCGAAATGCTAAAAGGTGTGCTCGAGGGCTGCGTCCTCGAGATCATCAGTCGCGGTAAAACCTATGGTTATGAAATCGCTTCGTCACTGCGCCGGCTCGGTTTCACGGATGTCGTTGAGGGTACGGTCTACGCTATTCTATTGCGCATCGAAAAATATAATCTCGTCAACATCGAGAAAAAGCCTTCCATCATTGGCCCGCCGCGAAAATTCTACACGCTCAACGGCGCCGGGCGCAAGGAACTCGCTACGTTCTGGGCCAAATGGGATCATGTGTCTTCAAAAATTAATGACTTAAGGAAGGAATCAAATGGGTAA
- a CDS encoding DUF475 domain-containing protein has translation MLHGHLSDISKVLYLEMIDATFSMDGVLGAFAFTVSVPLILIGNGLGALVVRYLTVRGVKPSRNSLT, from the coding sequence TTGCTACACGGCCACCTGTCCGACATTAGCAAAGTGCTGTATCTCGAAATGATCGACGCCACTTTTTCAATGGACGGCGTGCTGGGCGCCTTCGCGTTTACCGTGTCGGTGCCATTGATCTTGATCGGTAATGGCCTGGGTGCCTTGGTGGTACGGTATCTGACCGTGCGCGGTGTAAAACCGTCAAGAAATTCGCTTACTTAA
- a CDS encoding YerC/YecD family TrpR-related protein, with protein sequence MDKRLRKTIWNAPANQALILAISKLKNKREIQNYLRDLLTESEIKEFSARWQAARMLDRNVPYTKIVKDTGLSSTTVARVQRWLQHGTNGYRLMIDRLNRKKLL encoded by the coding sequence ATGGATAAACGCTTACGCAAAACAATCTGGAATGCGCCCGCTAACCAAGCCCTGATACTGGCGATTTCTAAACTTAAAAACAAACGTGAAATTCAAAATTACCTACGCGACCTGTTAACCGAGTCCGAAATCAAAGAATTTAGCGCTCGCTGGCAAGCCGCCCGAATGCTCGATCGAAACGTTCCGTATACCAAGATAGTTAAAGATACCGGTTTAAGTTCTACCACCGTCGCGCGAGTACAACGCTGGCTACAGCACGGTACCAATGGATATCGCTTGATGATCGACCGTCTCAACCGAAAGAAACTATTATGA
- a CDS encoding polymer-forming cytoskeletal protein, which yields MFSKDAKTSNEMETVIGPSVQVEGNFSGQGNVIVEGGVTGTLKTAADIKIGEGAKIKADVEAQNILCSGEVRGNTLTVKDRLDLTKSARVYANVKAKVITMEAGAVLTGKVTMTGSEATEPIVNADTNDKFKKLGR from the coding sequence ATGTTTTCAAAAGATGCCAAGACTAGCAATGAAATGGAAACGGTAATCGGGCCATCGGTTCAGGTCGAAGGAAATTTTTCGGGACAAGGAAATGTTATCGTTGAAGGGGGAGTCACCGGGACTTTAAAAACCGCGGCTGATATAAAAATTGGCGAGGGCGCCAAAATTAAAGCCGACGTTGAAGCACAAAATATTTTGTGCTCCGGTGAAGTACGCGGCAATACCTTGACCGTCAAGGATCGCTTGGATCTGACAAAGTCGGCGCGTGTCTATGCCAATGTCAAAGCCAAAGTGATCACGATGGAAGCCGGAGCGGTGTTGACGGGAAAAGTTACTATGACCGGATCGGAAGCAACCGAGCCAATAGTCAACGCTGATACAAACGACAAATTTAAGAAGCTGGGCCGTTAA
- a CDS encoding diacylglycerol kinase family protein, with protein MYAYLYDSFVSDARNQTKIARIETRLTDLGISGKINRLSLLTSLTEQVDEAIKKGVDTIVAVGNDTTLAKLIAATADRAVTFGYIPIGAPNYFARLLDIPSDEKACDVLSARVIERLDLGCANNHFFLSSAEVSAPGVTMKCDNSFQLKLTSPGQTIRVYNLGPANEAAGFNTDPRDARLDIVVDEPSGGRWFGRGNAGQSVFRIKRAEFIGAEPNTNVILDGQTIVQCPVILTVLPKKFKIVVGKGRKFA; from the coding sequence ATGTACGCATATCTCTACGATTCGTTTGTCAGTGACGCGCGCAATCAAACCAAAATCGCCCGAATTGAAACTCGCTTAACCGATTTGGGTATCTCTGGAAAGATCAACCGGCTGTCTTTGCTGACCAGCCTGACCGAACAAGTGGACGAGGCGATTAAAAAAGGCGTCGACACCATCGTCGCGGTAGGGAACGATACCACGCTAGCCAAGTTAATTGCCGCTACCGCCGACCGCGCGGTTACTTTTGGGTACATACCGATCGGCGCGCCGAATTACTTTGCCAGGCTTTTGGATATACCATCGGATGAGAAAGCCTGCGACGTGTTATCGGCGCGGGTAATCGAACGGCTGGATCTGGGTTGCGCCAACAATCATTTTTTTCTATCGAGCGCCGAGGTATCGGCTCCCGGTGTGACCATGAAATGCGACAATAGCTTTCAGCTCAAACTTACTAGCCCAGGCCAGACTATCCGGGTTTACAATCTGGGTCCGGCTAACGAAGCTGCCGGCTTCAATACCGACCCGCGTGACGCTCGCTTGGATATTGTTGTTGATGAACCATCGGGCGGGCGCTGGTTTGGGCGGGGAAATGCCGGCCAGAGTGTTTTTCGGATCAAACGAGCCGAATTTATCGGCGCCGAACCAAACACCAATGTAATTCTCGATGGCCAGACCATCGTCCAGTGTCCGGTGATTCTGACCGTACTGCCAAAGAAGTTCAAGATCGTAGTGGGAAAAGGCCGGAAGTTCGCGTGA
- a CDS encoding endonuclease domain-containing protein, whose protein sequence is MPILYNQSIRKDLRRKLRNNLTPPEVVLWTYIKNTQLSELRFRRQYGIGRYVVDFYCPKKRLVIEIDKSYHTRPEVREYDRIRQRFIESFNICVLRFSSGDIFDNIDGVLARIMSVAENLPHAKKP, encoded by the coding sequence ATGCCGATTTTATATAATCAGTCGATCCGAAAAGACCTGCGAAGAAAGTTGCGGAATAATCTTACTCCACCCGAGGTCGTACTTTGGACATATATCAAGAATACGCAGTTATCGGAATTAAGATTTCGTCGGCAATACGGCATCGGTAGATATGTTGTGGACTTCTATTGCCCGAAGAAGCGTTTGGTTATCGAGATTGATAAAAGTTATCATACAAGACCTGAGGTAAGAGAATACGATCGTATTCGCCAGAGATTTATTGAGAGCTTCAACATTTGCGTGCTACGTTTCTCTAGCGGCGATATCTTCGACAACATCGATGGCGTTTTGGCACGAATAATGTCTGTGGCCGAAAACCTCCCCCATGCCAAGAAACCATAA
- the infB gene encoding translation initiation factor IF-2 encodes MPETSKPKIEIPSRIIVRDLAVMIKRPVTDVIAQLMQNGIMSSLNEWIDYETAAVITEDMGFEPSPKAEDAAEEAELEQLLKPQSADRLQPRPPVVVIMGHVDHGKTRLLDTIRETDVMAGEAGGITQHIGAYQVNKKGRQITFIDTPGHEAFTAMRSRGARVADIGILIVAADDGVKPQTVEAINIIKKSHLPMIVAINKIDLPEANVERVKQQLSEHEVLVEGWGGQVPVAEISAKDKRGVSELLDLILLVADLNKQNIVADPTQDAVGTVIESHIDKGSGPVATVVIQTGTLHVNDLITVGGLQGGKVKAIKNHLAKAQPEATPSQAVEIFGLKLAAKVGDILTVIDKKELYKIKKQKQYTPTTPTVHLKKKDLENESSESSTEPKKLNVILKADTLGSLEAIIESLKKIHTPEASVHVVAKSLGNITEADVLRATTAQARLYGFNVTVTPQAEDVARGQEYVIQTFKIIYDLVNAAIGELEQMLPPDIIRTVTGELNVLAVFQTKLPKVIAGGKVFKGKLHNGSKVAVLRQQVEIATGKIEQLQLNKEGVDEVNSGRECGMKLNLTAAVQAGDTIQAYTETTRLKKLILS; translated from the coding sequence ATGCCCGAAACCAGCAAGCCGAAAATCGAAATACCCAGCCGGATCATCGTGCGCGATCTGGCCGTGATGATCAAACGGCCGGTGACCGACGTGATCGCCCAACTGATGCAGAATGGCATCATGTCTTCTTTGAATGAATGGATCGATTACGAGACCGCGGCGGTCATTACCGAAGACATGGGTTTCGAACCCTCGCCCAAAGCCGAGGACGCGGCTGAGGAGGCTGAGCTGGAGCAGCTGCTCAAACCGCAATCAGCCGACCGCCTCCAACCGCGGCCGCCGGTCGTGGTTATTATGGGCCACGTTGATCACGGCAAAACTAGACTGCTCGATACGATCCGTGAAACTGACGTGATGGCCGGCGAGGCGGGCGGTATTACCCAGCACATCGGCGCTTACCAGGTGAATAAAAAAGGCCGGCAGATAACGTTTATTGATACGCCGGGCCACGAAGCATTTACCGCCATGCGCTCGCGCGGTGCCCGTGTAGCTGATATCGGCATTCTGATTGTCGCGGCCGATGACGGCGTCAAACCTCAAACCGTCGAAGCAATTAACATCATTAAGAAGAGTCATCTGCCAATGATCGTGGCAATCAACAAGATCGACCTGCCGGAAGCAAACGTGGAACGGGTCAAGCAACAGCTGTCCGAACATGAAGTCCTGGTTGAGGGCTGGGGCGGGCAAGTACCGGTCGCCGAGATTTCAGCCAAAGATAAGCGCGGCGTTTCCGAGTTGCTGGATTTAATTCTATTAGTAGCCGACCTAAACAAGCAAAACATCGTGGCTGACCCGACCCAGGATGCGGTGGGCACGGTGATTGAATCGCACATCGACAAGGGGAGCGGGCCGGTCGCCACGGTCGTCATCCAGACCGGCACATTACACGTCAATGATTTGATCACGGTCGGCGGTCTGCAGGGCGGCAAGGTCAAAGCGATCAAGAATCATCTGGCTAAAGCTCAACCCGAAGCCACGCCGTCCCAAGCCGTGGAAATATTCGGTTTGAAATTAGCCGCCAAGGTCGGAGATATCCTGACCGTGATTGACAAGAAAGAGTTGTACAAAATTAAGAAGCAGAAACAATACACACCAACGACGCCCACGGTGCATCTGAAGAAAAAGGATCTGGAAAACGAATCATCGGAGTCATCGACCGAACCCAAGAAACTGAACGTAATCCTCAAGGCCGATACGCTCGGTTCGCTGGAAGCAATCATCGAGTCACTTAAGAAAATCCACACCCCCGAAGCGTCTGTTCACGTGGTAGCCAAGAGCCTGGGCAACATCACCGAGGCCGACGTACTCCGAGCCACCACTGCCCAAGCCAGGCTTTATGGCTTCAATGTCACCGTGACACCGCAGGCCGAAGATGTGGCGCGCGGCCAGGAATATGTGATTCAGACTTTCAAAATTATTTATGACCTGGTTAATGCGGCCATCGGCGAGCTGGAACAGATGCTTCCGCCGGACATTATTCGGACCGTCACCGGAGAATTAAACGTGCTGGCCGTCTTTCAAACGAAACTGCCCAAGGTGATCGCCGGCGGCAAGGTATTCAAAGGCAAACTGCACAACGGTTCAAAGGTTGCCGTGCTGCGTCAGCAGGTGGAAATAGCCACTGGCAAGATTGAGCAACTACAACTCAACAAAGAAGGCGTGGATGAGGTCAACAGCGGCCGGGAATGCGGCATGAAACTAAACCTAACCGCAGCTGTCCAGGCTGGCGACACCATCCAGGCCTACACCGAGACTACTCGCCTGAAGAAATTAATTCTCTCCTAA
- the rbfA gene encoding 30S ribosome-binding factor RbfA has product MASKRIAQVNALIRQELGRALTREIELPLDTLVTVGRVDTSPDLEHTRAWLKIYPVEQSDHVFEIIQRQIYFIQKVLNRRLVMKFTPKIVFEIDRSEDAADRILHVLDNLTKK; this is encoded by the coding sequence GTGGCCAGCAAGCGCATTGCCCAGGTTAACGCCCTGATCCGCCAAGAGCTGGGTCGCGCCCTGACTCGCGAGATCGAGTTGCCTTTGGATACGCTGGTGACGGTCGGCCGGGTGGATACGTCGCCCGATCTGGAACATACCCGGGCTTGGCTCAAGATTTATCCGGTCGAACAGTCCGATCATGTATTTGAAATCATCCAGCGCCAAATTTACTTTATCCAGAAGGTGCTCAATCGCCGATTGGTCATGAAGTTCACACCCAAAATAGTGTTCGAAATTGACCGCTCGGAGGACGCGGCCGACCGAATTCTGCACGTATTGGATAATCTGACTAAAAAATGA
- a CDS encoding bifunctional oligoribonuclease/PAP phosphatase NrnA, which produces MIRPEVWRQAHQQLQAAKSILILNPKDPDGDSLGASLALRHHLLTLGKNVIVYAGKKTTRFDFLIGHDAIVTDWNDININQVELSVTVDFADPKQLGVSPQVWKMLSSKPLINIDHHGTNANFGSLNLVDAEAAATTELVYTYFETNSIVYDKEIATCLMAGIVYDTGNFVHINTTERVVKIASQLLLQGARLRAIVGRHRGKSMTQLKLLGLALSRLQNHPRYGVSITVITQNDLQGLEVTDEATDGIANFLNALDQTKAVIVLKEGTDGEVKGSIRSTAPGIDVSKLAKQLGGGGHKKAAGFMVRGRLVPQGETWQIK; this is translated from the coding sequence ATGATCCGTCCCGAAGTCTGGCGGCAAGCCCACCAACAGTTGCAAGCCGCTAAATCTATTCTGATACTCAACCCCAAGGATCCCGACGGCGACAGCCTGGGGGCCAGCTTAGCATTGCGCCACCATTTGCTGACTCTGGGAAAAAACGTCATCGTGTATGCCGGAAAAAAAACCACCCGGTTTGATTTTTTAATTGGTCACGACGCGATTGTTACCGACTGGAATGATATAAACATTAATCAAGTTGAATTATCTGTGACCGTTGATTTTGCCGATCCTAAGCAGCTGGGGGTTTCGCCACAAGTTTGGAAAATGCTAAGCTCCAAGCCGCTTATTAACATCGACCACCATGGCACGAATGCCAATTTTGGATCCTTAAATTTGGTTGATGCTGAGGCGGCCGCTACCACTGAGTTGGTGTATACATATTTTGAAACTAATAGCATCGTATACGATAAAGAAATTGCCACTTGTCTGATGGCCGGCATTGTTTATGACACGGGAAATTTTGTACACATTAATACGACCGAGCGGGTCGTTAAAATCGCCTCGCAGCTGTTACTTCAAGGAGCTCGTCTTCGCGCTATTGTGGGACGTCATCGGGGTAAGTCCATGACCCAACTAAAACTTTTAGGGTTGGCGCTATCCCGATTGCAAAATCATCCGCGCTATGGTGTCTCTATCACGGTGATTACGCAAAATGATTTGCAGGGCCTCGAGGTAACTGATGAAGCTACCGATGGGATTGCCAATTTCCTCAATGCGCTGGATCAGACCAAGGCGGTGATAGTTCTGAAGGAAGGAACCGACGGCGAAGTTAAAGGCAGTATCCGGAGCACGGCGCCAGGCATTGACGTCTCGAAACTGGCTAAGCAGCTAGGCGGGGGCGGTCATAAGAAAGCGGCTGGTTTTATGGTTAGAGGGCGGCTGGTGCCGCAGGGAGAAACTTGGCAGATAAAATAG
- the clpP gene encoding ATP-dependent Clp endopeptidase proteolytic subunit ClpP, with amino-acid sequence MQLIPTVIEKSNFGERAYDIYSRLLKERIVFLGSTIDDNVANTVIAQLLFLDSEDKSKEIKLYINSPGGSVTAGMAIYDTMQYVKSPVSTICIGMAASMAAVLLSAGESGKRFALPNSEVLLHQVMGGAEGQAVDVGIHARHILKIKDRLNKILALHTKQPLKKIEKDIDRDFFMSAEEAKEYGIVDKIIAK; translated from the coding sequence ATGCAGCTAATTCCCACCGTCATTGAAAAGTCCAACTTCGGCGAACGGGCCTACGATATCTATTCCCGCTTATTGAAAGAGCGGATCGTGTTTCTAGGATCGACAATTGACGACAATGTCGCCAATACGGTGATTGCTCAATTGCTGTTCCTCGACAGCGAGGACAAGAGCAAGGAAATAAAACTCTACATCAACTCACCGGGCGGTTCAGTCACAGCCGGCATGGCCATCTATGACACCATGCAGTACGTGAAATCGCCGGTTTCAACTATTTGTATTGGTATGGCGGCGAGTATGGCGGCGGTACTATTATCCGCCGGCGAGTCAGGCAAGCGTTTTGCGTTGCCAAATTCTGAAGTCTTGCTGCATCAAGTAATGGGCGGCGCCGAAGGTCAGGCGGTTGATGTGGGGATTCACGCCCGGCATATCTTGAAAATCAAGGATCGGCTCAATAAGATACTGGCGCTCCACACCAAGCAGCCGTTGAAAAAGATCGAGAAGGATATTGACCGCGACTTCTTCATGTCAGCCGAGGAGGCGAAGGAGTACGGCATTGTCGACAAGATCATCGCCAAATAA
- the rny gene encoding ribonuclease Y has product MSALTTVLWLVAGLVVGGLVGFVIHKLVASKRVESAESKAQELVKQASNKQKEILLSAKDKALQIIEEAKNEEQRQQQEVRRLQERLEKREGLFDQKLLELETRQQRLFDKAQRLEGLKKEIESIRADQLAQLEKISGLTQLQAKERILETTEHGMKDELLQRIRKLKQYGSEEMEKESKKLLSVVIQRYAGSHSTETTTTTVALPSDEMKGRIIGREGRNIKVIEQLTGVEIVIDDTPEAILISGFSPIRRHLAKRALEKLIQDGRIHPARIEECVELAKKELAKDIKEAGEEASYELGVAGLDPRITQLLGRLKYRTSYGQNVLKHSVEVGHLSGMLAAELGANVSICKKGGLLHDIGKAIDHEVQGTHPQLGYEIMKKYGLPEEVAYMSIAHHEDSPHTLEGIVVKVADAISGARFGARKESYENYIQRLTELEELANSFPGVEKTYAIQAGREIRVFVRPEEIDDLKAENLAREIAGKIEEDLHYPGEIKVNLIREKRVIEYAR; this is encoded by the coding sequence ATGTCAGCATTAACAACGGTACTCTGGCTGGTCGCCGGACTGGTGGTGGGCGGCTTGGTTGGGTTTGTCATTCACAAATTAGTTGCATCAAAGAGAGTCGAATCGGCCGAATCCAAAGCCCAAGAATTAGTTAAGCAGGCCAGCAACAAGCAGAAGGAGATCCTGCTCAGCGCGAAAGACAAGGCGCTCCAAATCATTGAGGAAGCCAAGAACGAGGAGCAAAGACAGCAACAGGAAGTGCGCCGACTCCAAGAACGCTTGGAAAAACGGGAGGGACTCTTCGACCAGAAGTTGCTTGAGCTGGAAACGCGCCAGCAGCGTTTATTCGACAAGGCTCAGCGTCTGGAAGGATTGAAGAAAGAAATCGAAAGCATCAGGGCCGACCAGTTAGCTCAGTTAGAAAAAATATCGGGACTTACTCAGCTCCAGGCCAAAGAGCGGATTTTGGAAACCACCGAACATGGCATGAAGGATGAGCTGCTGCAGCGAATCCGAAAACTCAAACAGTACGGCTCGGAAGAGATGGAAAAGGAATCCAAGAAACTGCTCAGCGTCGTGATCCAGCGTTATGCCGGATCGCATTCTACCGAAACCACCACTACGACCGTCGCCCTGCCATCCGATGAAATGAAGGGGCGGATCATCGGCCGCGAGGGCCGGAACATCAAAGTAATCGAGCAGCTAACCGGCGTTGAAATAGTCATTGACGATACCCCCGAAGCCATCCTCATCTCCGGATTCAGCCCGATCCGCCGGCATCTGGCCAAACGTGCCTTGGAAAAATTAATCCAAGACGGACGCATTCACCCAGCTCGAATCGAGGAATGTGTCGAGCTGGCCAAGAAGGAGCTGGCAAAAGATATCAAGGAGGCCGGCGAAGAGGCTTCCTATGAACTAGGCGTGGCCGGCCTGGACCCGCGTATTACCCAATTGCTCGGCCGCCTGAAATACCGCACCAGTTATGGCCAGAACGTATTGAAACATTCCGTTGAGGTTGGCCACCTGTCGGGCATGCTCGCCGCCGAGTTGGGCGCCAACGTGTCGATATGTAAAAAAGGCGGCCTGCTCCATGATATCGGCAAGGCAATCGATCATGAGGTTCAGGGCACCCATCCGCAACTCGGCTATGAGATAATGAAGAAATATGGCCTGCCCGAGGAAGTAGCCTACATGTCCATTGCCCACCACGAAGATTCGCCGCACACTTTGGAAGGGATCGTAGTCAAAGTGGCCGATGCCATTTCCGGCGCCCGATTCGGGGCTCGGAAAGAGTCCTATGAAAACTATATCCAGCGCCTGACCGAACTTGAAGAACTGGCTAATTCCTTCCCCGGCGTGGAAAAAACCTACGCCATTCAAGCCGGCCGGGAGATTCGCGTGTTTGTCCGGCCCGAAGAAATCGATGATCTCAAGGCCGAAAACCTAGCCCGTGAAATCGCCGGCAAGATTGAAGAGGATCTGCATTACCCCGGTGAAATCAAGGTCAATCTGATCCGTGAAAAACGCGTCATCGAATATGCCCGCTAG